The Desulfohalovibrio reitneri genome contains a region encoding:
- a CDS encoding MerR family transcriptional regulator, which yields MSDSGGHGGNYKIGQAAELLGVKPYVLRFWESEFPQIQPRRSSTGQRVYDDDSLHVVRRVKYLLYDEGLTIEGARKRLEEDDRAGVLAEVEAELRGIRAMLAGESPGEDASGGTPAEGGQLTLWNGPGGK from the coding sequence ATGTCCGATTCCGGCGGTCACGGCGGCAATTACAAGATAGGCCAGGCGGCGGAGCTGCTTGGTGTGAAGCCGTACGTCCTGCGCTTCTGGGAGTCGGAGTTTCCGCAAATCCAGCCCCGCCGCAGTTCCACCGGCCAGCGCGTCTACGACGACGACTCCCTGCACGTCGTGCGCCGGGTCAAATATCTGCTGTACGATGAAGGACTTACCATTGAAGGCGCGCGCAAGCGGCTGGAGGAGGACGACCGGGCCGGGGTGCTGGCCGAGGTGGAAGCCGAGCTGCGGGGTATCCGGGCCATGCTGGCCGGGGAGTCGCCAGGGGAGGACGCTTCCGGGGGCACCCCAGCCGAGGGCGGACAGCTTACCTTGTGGAACGGTCCAGGGGGGAAATAA
- a CDS encoding PAS domain-containing sensor histidine kinase — protein MPPRRLVREGPGAHSEDYKLFTDLAPVGMFLSTTDGRFLWVNRALAEIFGYDSPDAVLANVTNIAEDIYDDPALREGVVEAVRQNPKHARFSHVYRRRDGSRFQAHLNLSLSRDEDGRPFLIGTIEDVTELEQALADLRESEERFHAIFDYAPLGIYQSTPEGEYRLVNPKFAELFGYSSPRQLLEEVKNAENLYLDPAQRLEMLEILEEEDSVLEFESVAKRRDGSTFIAQRAVRAIRENGRITRLKGFVQDVTKRRELERQREDVDRLVRHDLRSPVVSFQAGLRLLRSDDARLDKGEVLDHLERNCDQMLRLLDLSRDVGKMERGEFRLNSEAVDLSDLVGEAAECAAESCFGVEVKLPEDCRLSVSGDRTLLFCLFENLLRNAVEASEPGREVRVEAGDEEGLALVTVANPTPVPESLRDCFFDKYATYGKSHGTGLGTYWARLIADAHHGGIELDTGDEQGTRVTVKLPQWQGDDPLASPLQPR, from the coding sequence ATGCCGCCACGCAGACTCGTCCGGGAAGGGCCCGGGGCCCATAGCGAGGACTACAAGCTCTTCACCGATCTCGCTCCGGTGGGGATGTTCCTTTCCACAACGGATGGACGCTTTCTCTGGGTCAACCGCGCCCTTGCCGAAATATTCGGCTACGACTCCCCTGACGCCGTGCTCGCCAACGTCACCAACATCGCCGAGGATATCTACGACGACCCAGCGCTCCGCGAGGGGGTCGTTGAAGCTGTCCGGCAAAATCCCAAGCACGCGCGCTTCAGCCACGTCTACCGCCGCCGCGACGGCAGCCGCTTCCAGGCCCACCTCAATCTGTCCCTGAGCCGGGACGAGGATGGGCGGCCCTTCCTCATCGGCACCATTGAGGACGTCACCGAGCTCGAGCAGGCACTGGCGGATTTGCGCGAGTCCGAAGAACGCTTCCACGCCATCTTCGATTACGCCCCACTGGGCATCTACCAGTCCACGCCCGAAGGGGAGTACCGGCTGGTGAACCCGAAGTTCGCGGAGTTGTTCGGCTACTCCTCTCCCCGGCAGCTGCTGGAGGAAGTGAAGAACGCCGAGAATCTTTACTTAGACCCCGCCCAGCGCCTTGAGATGCTGGAGATTCTGGAGGAGGAGGACTCCGTTCTGGAATTCGAGTCCGTGGCCAAACGGCGCGACGGCTCCACCTTCATCGCCCAGCGGGCGGTGCGGGCCATACGGGAGAACGGCCGCATAACCCGGCTCAAGGGATTCGTGCAGGACGTCACCAAGCGCCGCGAACTGGAGCGGCAGCGGGAGGACGTGGACCGACTCGTCCGTCACGACCTGCGCAGCCCGGTAGTCTCCTTCCAGGCTGGCCTGCGGCTTCTGCGCTCGGATGACGCGCGCCTGGACAAGGGCGAGGTGCTGGATCACCTGGAGCGCAACTGCGACCAGATGCTGCGGCTTCTGGATCTGTCCAGGGACGTGGGCAAGATGGAGCGCGGCGAGTTTCGGTTGAATAGCGAGGCCGTGGACCTTTCCGACCTGGTGGGGGAGGCGGCCGAGTGCGCCGCGGAGTCCTGCTTCGGGGTGGAGGTCAAGCTGCCGGAAGATTGCCGGCTCAGCGTGTCCGGCGACCGCACCCTGCTGTTCTGCCTGTTCGAGAACCTGCTGCGCAACGCCGTGGAGGCCTCGGAACCTGGAAGGGAAGTGCGGGTGGAGGCCGGGGATGAGGAGGGGCTGGCGCTGGTCACAGTGGCCAACCCGACACCAGTGCCGGAATCGTTGCGCGACTGTTTCTTCGACAAGTACGCCACCTACGGCAAGAGCCACGGCACTGGACTGGGCACCTACTGGGCCAGGCTCATCGCCGACGCCCACCACGGGGGCATCGAACTGGACACAGGCGACGAGCAGGGAACCCGGGTCACGGTGAAGCTTCCCCAGTGGCAAGGGGACGACCCGCTTGCCTCTCCTCTCCAACCCCGGTAA
- the pheS gene encoding phenylalanine--tRNA ligase subunit alpha, with product MADAQAIRDELASLAIEARDALSKATSEDEVEEARVRYLGRKGRLAQCMAAMPGLDASERPAVGQAANQAKAELNTLLDEAKQRLAREKAKAASAGFDPTMPGRAPAPGSLHPVTLVMEELCSVLQRLGFDVVSGPEIETDWHNFEALNMPPDHPARDMQDTLYVTDSVVLRTHTSPLQIRSMLATEPPVAVIAPGRVFRRDSDLTHTPMFHQIEGLLVDTASSLADLRGVLSSLCRQLFGPDTKLRFRPSFFPFTEPSVEVDISCSICGGHGGVGQDPCRTCKESGWIEILGAGMVDPEVFRHVGYDPERYTGWAFGLGIERVAMLKYGIGDIRMYFENDLRFLGQFA from the coding sequence ATGGCCGACGCCCAGGCGATCCGCGACGAACTGGCGTCCCTGGCCATCGAGGCGAGGGACGCCCTGTCCAAGGCGACCTCCGAAGACGAGGTGGAAGAGGCCCGCGTCCGCTATCTGGGGCGCAAGGGCCGCTTGGCGCAGTGCATGGCCGCCATGCCGGGGCTGGACGCCTCCGAGCGTCCGGCCGTGGGGCAGGCCGCCAACCAGGCCAAGGCCGAGCTGAACACCCTGCTGGACGAGGCCAAGCAGCGCCTCGCCCGGGAAAAGGCCAAGGCCGCCTCCGCCGGGTTCGACCCCACCATGCCCGGCCGCGCCCCGGCCCCCGGCTCCCTCCATCCGGTCACCCTTGTCATGGAGGAGCTGTGCTCCGTGCTCCAGCGGCTGGGTTTCGACGTGGTCTCCGGCCCGGAGATCGAGACCGACTGGCACAACTTCGAGGCCCTGAACATGCCGCCCGACCACCCGGCGCGCGACATGCAGGACACCCTCTACGTGACCGACTCGGTGGTGCTGCGCACCCACACCTCGCCCCTGCAGATCCGCTCCATGCTGGCCACGGAGCCGCCGGTGGCGGTCATCGCCCCGGGCCGCGTTTTCCGGCGCGACTCGGACCTGACCCACACCCCCATGTTCCACCAGATCGAGGGGCTTTTGGTGGACACCGCGTCCTCCCTGGCCGACCTGCGCGGCGTCCTCTCCTCGCTCTGCCGCCAGTTATTCGGCCCGGACACCAAGCTCCGCTTCCGTCCCTCCTTCTTCCCCTTCACCGAGCCCAGCGTGGAGGTGGACATCTCCTGCTCCATCTGCGGCGGGCACGGCGGCGTGGGGCAGGACCCCTGCCGCACCTGCAAGGAGTCGGGCTGGATCGAGATTCTGGGCGCGGGCATGGTGGACCCCGAGGTGTTCCGCCACGTGGGCTACGACCCCGAGCGGTACACCGGCTGGGCCTTCGGCCTGGGCATCGAGCGGGTGGCCATGCTCAAGTACGGCATCGGCGACATCCGCATGTACTTCGAAAACGACCTCCGCTTCCTGGGCCAGTTCGCCTAG
- a CDS encoding arsenate reductase ArsC codes for MTPTRVLFVGSRHGSRSRMAEAILSALAPGEFEAQSAGFETAPLDPLCALVLEETGLPPPTVESATAFSLFSSGRIFDHIITLCDDTTGERCPIYPGHANYLHWPTPDPDAVQGNEDTRLTALRACRDQLAGRIRGWLREQNSLKESVEA; via the coding sequence ATGACCCCCACACGCGTCCTTTTCGTGGGCTCGCGGCACGGTTCGCGATCCCGCATGGCCGAGGCCATCCTCTCGGCGCTCGCGCCGGGCGAATTCGAGGCGCAAAGCGCGGGATTCGAAACCGCGCCGCTCGACCCGCTGTGCGCCCTGGTCCTCGAGGAAACCGGGCTGCCGCCGCCCACCGTGGAGTCGGCCACCGCCTTCTCCCTGTTCTCCTCCGGCCGCATCTTCGACCACATCATCACCCTCTGCGACGACACCACAGGCGAACGCTGCCCCATCTACCCCGGCCATGCCAACTACCTCCACTGGCCCACCCCGGACCCGGACGCGGTGCAGGGCAACGAGGACACGCGCCTCACCGCCCTGCGAGCCTGCCGAGACCAGCTTGCGGGCCGCATCCGAGGATGGCTGCGGGAACAAAACAGCCTGAAAGAATCGGTTGAAGCGTAG
- a CDS encoding DsrE family protein: protein MNDEGKLCVVWSTADREVAERLVLLYVTNGLRKQWWKRVRLMIWGPSQELLCVDRRLRDGLAEAQEAGVECMACRNCSDHYGLTGQLRDLGVEVLYTGQPLSEMLQSDWKVLTF, encoded by the coding sequence GTGAACGACGAGGGGAAGCTGTGCGTCGTGTGGAGCACGGCGGACAGGGAGGTGGCCGAGCGGCTGGTGCTGCTCTACGTCACCAACGGATTGCGCAAACAATGGTGGAAACGGGTCCGGCTCATGATTTGGGGCCCGTCCCAGGAACTGCTGTGCGTGGACAGGCGGCTGCGCGATGGTCTGGCTGAGGCCCAAGAGGCGGGTGTGGAGTGCATGGCCTGCCGGAACTGCTCGGACCACTACGGCCTGACCGGGCAGTTGCGCGACCTCGGCGTGGAAGTGCTCTACACCGGCCAGCCGCTCTCGGAAATGCTGCAGAGCGACTGGAAGGTGCTCACCTTCTGA
- the rplT gene encoding 50S ribosomal protein L20 has translation MRVKRGVTAHKKHKKYLKQAKGYYGARSKLYRTARETVERSMAYAYRDRKNKKREFRKLWIVRINAAAREHGLSYSRLMAGLKNAGVGIDRKMLADMAVREKESFAKLAEVAKSSLT, from the coding sequence ATGCGTGTCAAAAGGGGCGTAACAGCCCACAAGAAGCACAAGAAGTATCTCAAGCAGGCCAAGGGCTACTACGGCGCCCGCTCCAAGCTGTACCGCACCGCCCGCGAGACCGTTGAACGGTCCATGGCCTATGCCTACCGCGACCGCAAGAACAAGAAGCGCGAGTTCCGCAAGCTGTGGATCGTGCGCATCAACGCCGCCGCCCGCGAGCACGGCCTGAGCTATTCCCGCCTGATGGCCGGACTGAAGAACGCCGGCGTGGGCATCGACCGCAAGATGCTGGCCGACATGGCCGTGCGGGAAAAGGAAAGCTTCGCCAAACTGGCTGAAGTGGCCAAGTCCTCCCTGACCTAG
- the pheT gene encoding phenylalanine--tRNA ligase subunit beta — protein MRVSLQWLREMTPFDGTPERLADQLTMLGLEVDEIARPFAGLEGVVIGHVVECGPHPDADKLSVTRVDVGDETLDIVCGAPNVAKGQTVAVAKVGTTLPDGLKIKKAKIRGQASHGMICSERELSLGEGHEGILALEGDFTPGQRFMDALGLDDTVLDIDLTPNRADCLSHLGVAREAALAFGLPLTPPLSFPEEISEAADADWRIDIDDPELCPLYMARVIRGVSVGPSPLWLRKRLLAVGQRPVNNVVDVTNYVLLEMGHPLHAFDEDLLRGGVVRVAPSGEPRDFTTLDGQIRRLEPDDLLIWDNERPVALAGVMGGADTEMHGRSANVLLECAVFKPASIRRTARRQALPSEASHRFERGVDQAGARKACDRAAQLIQATAGGRVLSGVARSEPKPWQAPTLGFRPARASEVVGIEFDHGFCRDTLRGLGCEVSGDESAEWSVVPPSHRLDLEREIDLVEEVARVYGMDNIPTTLPRVRKSLEDAAKPESEYDFELRLKRWARGAGLRECINYAFLSHRELDLLGLPSDNRVDVANPLSEEQGAMRTAVCSGLVRNLGHNLAHGQADLRLFELAKAFFADPDSETTVREEPRLAVLLHGRAHPGGFPYGDEPVGYADLKGIVEDLARYLNLPSLCFTLEEDHPFMEPAVQVSLAGRPLGALGRLRADPAAEAKARTDAWLAELDATALRELDRSDTRHFQQLPVYPASWRDVTLVVPDGVQAGGIEEAMRGANHPLMESVRMVNAYRPEGAAERNLSFRLTYRSPKKTLKDAEVDKAHDAVIKAVLNALPVKAQE, from the coding sequence ATGCGCGTGAGTTTGCAGTGGCTTCGGGAAATGACGCCCTTTGATGGCACGCCCGAGCGGTTGGCGGACCAGCTGACCATGCTCGGCCTGGAAGTGGACGAGATCGCCCGCCCCTTCGCCGGGCTGGAGGGCGTGGTCATCGGCCATGTCGTCGAGTGCGGCCCCCACCCGGACGCGGACAAGCTCTCCGTGACCCGCGTGGACGTGGGCGACGAGACCCTGGACATCGTCTGCGGCGCGCCCAACGTGGCCAAGGGCCAGACCGTGGCCGTGGCCAAGGTGGGCACCACCCTCCCCGACGGCCTGAAGATCAAGAAGGCCAAGATCCGCGGCCAGGCCTCCCACGGCATGATCTGCTCCGAGCGGGAGCTGTCCCTGGGCGAGGGCCACGAGGGCATCCTGGCCCTTGAGGGCGATTTCACCCCCGGCCAGCGCTTCATGGACGCCCTGGGCCTGGACGACACCGTCCTCGACATCGACCTCACGCCCAACCGCGCCGACTGCCTCTCCCACCTTGGCGTGGCCCGCGAGGCGGCCCTGGCCTTCGGCCTGCCCCTCACCCCGCCCCTGTCCTTTCCCGAGGAGATTTCCGAAGCAGCGGACGCGGATTGGCGCATCGACATCGACGACCCCGAGCTGTGCCCCCTCTACATGGCCCGCGTCATTCGCGGCGTCTCCGTGGGCCCCTCCCCGCTGTGGCTGCGCAAGCGGCTGCTGGCCGTGGGGCAGCGGCCGGTGAACAACGTGGTGGACGTGACCAACTACGTGCTTCTGGAAATGGGCCACCCCCTGCACGCCTTTGACGAGGACCTGCTGCGCGGCGGCGTGGTGCGCGTGGCCCCTTCCGGCGAGCCGCGCGATTTCACCACCCTGGACGGCCAGATCCGCCGCCTGGAGCCGGACGACCTGCTCATTTGGGACAACGAGCGGCCGGTGGCCCTGGCCGGGGTCATGGGCGGCGCGGACACCGAGATGCACGGCCGGTCCGCCAACGTGCTGCTGGAGTGCGCCGTGTTCAAGCCCGCCAGCATCCGCCGCACAGCCCGCCGCCAAGCCCTTCCCTCCGAGGCCTCCCACCGCTTCGAGCGCGGCGTGGACCAGGCCGGGGCGCGCAAGGCCTGCGACCGGGCCGCCCAGCTCATCCAGGCCACGGCCGGGGGCAGGGTGCTCTCCGGCGTGGCCCGCTCCGAGCCCAAGCCCTGGCAAGCCCCCACCCTGGGCTTCCGCCCCGCCCGCGCCTCCGAGGTGGTGGGCATCGAATTCGACCACGGTTTTTGCCGCGACACCCTGCGCGGCCTGGGCTGCGAGGTCTCCGGCGACGAATCCGCCGAGTGGTCCGTGGTGCCGCCCTCCCACCGGCTGGACCTGGAGCGCGAGATCGATCTGGTGGAAGAGGTCGCCCGCGTCTACGGCATGGACAACATTCCCACCACCCTGCCGCGCGTGCGCAAGTCCCTGGAGGATGCGGCCAAGCCCGAGAGCGAGTACGACTTCGAGCTGCGCCTCAAGCGCTGGGCGCGCGGCGCGGGGTTGCGCGAGTGCATCAACTACGCCTTCCTCTCCCACCGCGAGCTGGACCTGCTGGGCCTGCCCTCGGACAACCGCGTGGACGTGGCCAACCCCCTCTCCGAGGAGCAGGGGGCCATGCGCACCGCGGTCTGCTCCGGGCTGGTGCGCAACCTGGGCCACAACCTGGCCCATGGCCAGGCCGACCTCCGCCTCTTCGAGCTGGCCAAGGCCTTCTTCGCCGACCCGGACTCCGAGACCACCGTGCGCGAGGAGCCCCGGCTGGCCGTCCTGCTGCACGGCCGCGCCCATCCCGGCGGTTTCCCGTACGGCGACGAGCCCGTGGGCTACGCCGACCTCAAGGGCATCGTCGAGGATCTGGCCCGCTACCTCAATCTGCCGTCCCTGTGCTTCACGCTGGAGGAGGACCACCCCTTCATGGAGCCCGCCGTCCAGGTCTCCCTGGCCGGTCGCCCCCTGGGCGCGCTGGGCCGCCTGCGGGCCGACCCCGCGGCCGAGGCCAAGGCCCGCACCGACGCCTGGCTGGCCGAACTGGACGCCACCGCCCTGCGCGAACTGGACCGCTCCGACACCCGCCACTTCCAGCAGCTGCCCGTCTACCCGGCCTCCTGGCGCGACGTCACCCTGGTCGTGCCGGACGGCGTCCAGGCCGGGGGCATCGAGGAAGCCATGCGCGGGGCCAACCACCCCCTCATGGAGTCCGTGCGCATGGTCAACGCCTACCGCCCCGAAGGCGCGGCCGAGCGCAACCTCTCCTTCCGCCTCACCTACCGCTCCCCCAAGAAGACCCTCAAGGACGCCGAAGTGGACAAGGCCCACGACGCCGTCATCAAGGCCGTCCTGAACGCCCTGCCCGTCAAGGCGCAGGAATAG
- a CDS encoding DsrE/DsrF/DrsH-like family protein, giving the protein MAEKREKAGFICVKDTLDGGYPALVLGINAARQGMESKIFYSFMGLNLVMEGGAERAKYIPPGLMGAVPGMSTIATGMMKKKIEKANIPSLADLQEMAQIEGVELIACKMTVDMMEIDEDKLIEGAVVWTAEDFLTYARKCSVCLFT; this is encoded by the coding sequence ATGGCCGAGAAACGCGAAAAGGCCGGCTTCATCTGCGTCAAGGACACCCTGGACGGCGGGTATCCCGCGCTGGTACTGGGCATCAACGCCGCCAGGCAGGGCATGGAGAGCAAGATCTTCTACTCCTTCATGGGGCTGAACCTGGTCATGGAGGGCGGCGCGGAGCGCGCCAAGTACATCCCGCCCGGCCTCATGGGGGCCGTTCCCGGCATGTCAACCATCGCCACGGGGATGATGAAGAAGAAGATCGAGAAGGCCAACATCCCGTCCCTGGCCGACCTGCAGGAGATGGCCCAGATCGAGGGGGTGGAGCTCATCGCCTGCAAGATGACCGTGGACATGATGGAAATCGACGAGGACAAGCTGATCGAGGGCGCTGTGGTCTGGACCGCCGAGGACTTCCTGACCTACGCCCGCAAGTGCTCGGTTTGCCTGTTCACCTGA
- the rpmI gene encoding 50S ribosomal protein L35 has translation MPKIKTNRAAAKRFKKTGSGKFMRRQRNMRHILTKMSSKRQRRLNGEVVLDGDDVKRVKRMCPYL, from the coding sequence ATGCCCAAGATCAAGACCAACCGGGCCGCGGCCAAGCGGTTCAAGAAGACCGGTTCCGGCAAGTTCATGCGCCGGCAGCGCAACATGCGCCACATCCTGACCAAGATGAGCTCCAAGCGGCAGCGCCGCCTGAACGGCGAAGTGGTCCTGGACGGCGACGACGTGAAGCGCGTCAAGCGCATGTGCCCCTACCTGTAG
- the cobM gene encoding precorrin-4 C(11)-methyltransferase: MSQPRVWFVGAGPGDPELVTVKGLRLIRSADLVLYAGSLVPRELAEEAKEGARVEDSAPLDLQQTHALLMECVRAGGTAVRLHTGDPSLYGAVREQMRLLDGEGVEYGVVPGVTAAFAAAAEARASLTVPGRVQSVVFTRAGGRTPVPESLRQLAATGACLAIYLSAPMAEGIRDELLAAGLPPETAVVVAHKVGWPGQATSRTTLENLPEAAAPFTRQTLFLVLPGETGGETRSSLYNPDFAHGFRKLS; this comes from the coding sequence GTGAGCCAGCCGCGCGTCTGGTTCGTCGGCGCCGGGCCGGGCGACCCGGAGTTGGTCACGGTCAAGGGGCTGCGGCTCATCCGCTCGGCGGACCTGGTGCTGTACGCCGGTTCCCTGGTGCCGCGCGAACTGGCCGAGGAGGCCAAGGAGGGGGCGCGGGTGGAGGATTCCGCGCCGCTGGACCTGCAGCAGACCCACGCCCTGCTCATGGAGTGCGTGCGGGCGGGCGGCACGGCCGTTCGCCTGCACACGGGCGACCCTTCGCTGTACGGCGCGGTGCGCGAGCAAATGCGCCTGCTGGACGGGGAGGGCGTGGAGTACGGCGTGGTGCCCGGCGTGACAGCCGCCTTCGCCGCGGCGGCTGAGGCCCGGGCCAGCCTGACCGTGCCCGGCCGCGTGCAGAGCGTGGTTTTCACCCGGGCGGGGGGCCGAACTCCGGTGCCGGAGTCGCTTCGCCAACTGGCCGCAACCGGGGCCTGCCTGGCGATCTACCTCTCAGCGCCCATGGCGGAGGGCATCCGGGACGAGCTGCTGGCAGCCGGACTGCCGCCGGAAACGGCCGTGGTGGTGGCCCACAAGGTGGGCTGGCCCGGGCAGGCGACCTCTCGGACCACGTTGGAGAACCTTCCCGAGGCGGCCGCCCCGTTCACGCGGCAGACCCTCTTTCTCGTGTTGCCGGGCGAAACCGGCGGGGAAACCCGCTCCAGCCTCTACAACCCGGACTTCGCCCACGGCTTCAGAAAGCTTTCCTGA
- the infC gene encoding translation initiation factor IF-3: MASKHARTNRQIRVPQVRVIAEDGEQVGVIPTDQAMAMAQEKGLDLVEVAPNADPPVCRIMDYGKYKYEQQKKQQSARKKQSQVQIKEIKFRPKTDEHDYQTKMKHIRRFLDGGDRVKVTIFFRGREIVHKDRGNMILERVAEDLADEAKVEQSARSEGRTMFILLAPDKKQPEKKQQGANE, translated from the coding sequence ATAGCTTCGAAGCATGCCCGAACGAACCGGCAGATTAGGGTTCCGCAGGTCAGAGTCATCGCCGAGGACGGCGAGCAGGTCGGGGTGATTCCCACCGACCAGGCGATGGCCATGGCCCAGGAAAAGGGCCTGGACCTGGTGGAGGTGGCGCCCAACGCCGACCCGCCGGTCTGCCGGATCATGGATTACGGCAAGTACAAGTACGAGCAGCAGAAGAAGCAGCAGTCGGCCCGCAAGAAGCAGTCCCAGGTCCAGATCAAAGAGATCAAGTTCCGGCCGAAGACGGACGAGCACGACTACCAGACCAAGATGAAGCATATCCGCCGCTTTCTCGACGGCGGAGACCGCGTCAAGGTCACAATCTTCTTCCGCGGACGCGAGATCGTGCACAAGGATCGCGGCAACATGATCCTGGAACGCGTGGCCGAGGACCTGGCCGACGAGGCCAAGGTGGAACAGTCGGCCCGCAGCGAGGGCCGCACCATGTTCATCCTGCTGGCTCCGGACAAGAAGCAGCCGGAAAAAAAGCAGCAGGGTGCCAACGAATAG
- a CDS encoding precorrin-8X methylmutase, with protein sequence MGKPPFTLISDPQAIERESMARIEAEVPEPRPFQGLEWLVARRMVHTTADFELLDLIRFSPGAAEAGRNALASGATVLTDTRMALCGIPSRRLEPLGCNAVCLMEDPETYRLASVLGVTRAAAAVDVALGRGMLDVVVIGNAPTALIRLMEHMLAGQAEPRLVVGMPVGFVNAAESKAWLESHCPAPYVTISGRKGGSALAACVVNALAQAALESE encoded by the coding sequence ATGGGCAAGCCACCGTTCACTCTCATCTCCGATCCCCAGGCCATCGAGCGCGAGTCCATGGCCCGCATCGAGGCCGAAGTCCCCGAGCCGCGCCCCTTCCAGGGGCTGGAATGGCTGGTGGCCCGGCGCATGGTCCACACCACGGCCGACTTCGAACTGCTGGACCTGATACGCTTCTCACCCGGCGCGGCCGAGGCGGGGCGCAACGCCCTGGCCTCCGGGGCCACGGTGCTCACGGATACCCGCATGGCCCTGTGCGGCATTCCCTCCCGGCGGTTGGAGCCATTGGGCTGCAACGCAGTCTGCCTCATGGAGGACCCGGAGACCTACCGCCTGGCCTCGGTGCTGGGCGTCACCCGCGCGGCCGCGGCCGTGGACGTGGCCCTGGGCCGGGGGATGCTGGACGTGGTGGTCATCGGCAACGCGCCCACCGCCCTCATCCGTCTCATGGAGCACATGCTTGCCGGGCAGGCCGAACCGCGCCTTGTGGTGGGCATGCCGGTGGGCTTCGTCAACGCGGCCGAGTCCAAGGCCTGGCTGGAGTCCCACTGCCCCGCGCCGTACGTCACCATCTCCGGCCGCAAAGGCGGTTCCGCCCTGGCGGCCTGCGTAGTCAACGCCCTGGCCCAGGCCGCCCTGGAGAGCGAGTGA
- a CDS encoding DUF1848 domain-containing protein, producing MIVSASRRTDLPAFHARWFLDRLGNGFVDVANPFNAAQVSRVDLRPEAVDALVFWTRLPSRTMLDALPSLEREYRSVWMVTITGMNRVMEPGLPGLAEQSARFRELARLLGPERVIWRFDPVIAVQGHLERPLELFRRVAGELRGHTFRVIVSLLDPGRYKRAVKRTRAALDERGVTAPLLDLAAPEHAGKLARLADGLVGLAREHHLEIQSCASPVDLAPHGIPSGACIDPALLNRLFGLTLPETPDPGQRTHCNCAPSKDIGSYNTCSFGCRYCYATR from the coding sequence ATGATCGTTTCCGCCTCCCGCCGCACCGATCTGCCCGCCTTCCACGCCCGCTGGTTCCTCGACCGCCTGGGCAACGGCTTCGTGGACGTGGCCAACCCCTTCAACGCTGCCCAGGTGTCCCGGGTGGACCTGCGGCCGGAAGCGGTGGACGCCCTGGTCTTTTGGACCCGGCTGCCGTCCAGAACCATGCTGGACGCCCTGCCCTCCCTTGAACGCGAGTACCGATCGGTGTGGATGGTCACCATCACGGGTATGAACCGCGTCATGGAGCCCGGCCTCCCCGGCCTGGCCGAGCAGTCGGCGCGATTTCGCGAATTGGCCCGCCTCCTGGGCCCGGAACGCGTCATCTGGCGGTTCGACCCTGTTATCGCCGTCCAAGGGCACCTGGAGCGGCCGCTGGAGCTGTTCCGGCGGGTGGCCGGGGAACTGCGCGGACACACCTTCCGGGTGATCGTCAGCCTGTTGGACCCGGGGCGCTACAAGCGGGCGGTGAAGCGCACCCGCGCCGCCCTGGACGAACGCGGCGTGACCGCCCCCCTGCTGGACCTGGCCGCGCCCGAACACGCCGGGAAACTGGCGCGGCTGGCGGACGGGCTGGTGGGGCTCGCCCGGGAGCACCATTTGGAAATCCAGTCCTGCGCATCGCCCGTTGACCTCGCCCCCCACGGCATCCCGTCCGGGGCCTGCATCGACCCCGCCCTGCTGAACCGCCTCTTCGGACTCACTCTCCCCGAGACCCCCGACCCCGGCCAGCGCACCCACTGCAACTGCGCGCCGAGCAAGGACATCGGCTCCTACAACACCTGCTCCTTCGGCTGCCGCTATTGCTACGCCACCCGCTGA